In Sphingobacteriaceae bacterium, one genomic interval encodes:
- a CDS encoding succinate dehydrogenase cytochrome b subunit — protein MDKKSGFLSSSLGKKFIMGITGLFLISFLLVHCFVNSLIFLNDGGETFNLGCEFMGTNWIIRAMEIVLFAGIILHIVQALVLTLANKKARPIGYQVVGGNVSSTWYSRWMGLLGTLILMFLVIHLKHFWVVSRFTDHLVHTNAEAMETGKETMYNEMFEVFSNPLVVVVYCLAMISLAYHLLHGFQSAFQTLGMNHKKYTPLIKMTGVIFSIVIPAIFAAMPLVIYLGLIKQDL, from the coding sequence ATGGATAAAAAATCTGGTTTTCTTAGTTCTTCGCTTGGCAAGAAATTCATTATGGGCATTACCGGGCTCTTCTTAATAAGCTTTTTATTAGTTCATTGTTTTGTGAACAGTTTAATATTTTTAAATGACGGTGGCGAGACATTTAATTTGGGTTGCGAGTTTATGGGAACCAATTGGATTATTCGAGCCATGGAAATTGTACTATTTGCAGGTATAATTTTACATATTGTTCAAGCGTTAGTTTTAACACTTGCCAATAAAAAAGCTAGGCCAATAGGATATCAAGTTGTTGGCGGAAATGTTAGCAGCACTTGGTACAGTCGCTGGATGGGTTTATTAGGAACATTAATTTTAATGTTTTTGGTTATTCATTTGAAACATTTTTGGGTGGTAAGTCGATTTACGGATCACTTAGTACATACCAATGCTGAAGCCATGGAAACCGGAAAAGAAACTATGTATAATGAAATGTTTGAAGTGTTTTCTAATCCATTAGTTGTTGTTGTATATTGCTTAGCCATGATTTCTTTAGCTTATCATTTACTACATGGTTTTCAAAGTGCATTTCAAACGCTAGGAATGAATCACAAAAAATATACTCCGTTAATTAAAATGACCGGTGTAATTTTTTCAATTGTAATACCGGCCATATTTGCCGCCATGCCTTTGGTTATTTACTTGGGCTTAATTAAACAAGACCTTTAA
- a CDS encoding fumarate reductase/succinate dehydrogenase flavoprotein subunit, which produces MATSSKLNAKIPEGSLENKWTKYRSTVHLVNPANKRSLEVLVIGSGLAGSSAAASLAEMGYKVTVFCYQDSARRAHSIAAQGGINAAKNYQNDGDSVYRLFYDTIKGGDYRAREANVHRLAEVSGNIIDQCVAQGVPFAREYGGTLSNRSFGGTQVQRTFYAAGQTGQQLLLGAYSALQRQVGMGAVKMMTRHEMMDTVTIDGKCRGVIVRNLVSGKLERYFGHAVLLCTGGYGNVFYLSTNAMGCNVTAAWKAHKKGAFFGNPCYTQIHPTCIPVSGDHQSKLTLMSESLRNDGRIWVPKNKDDKRKAVDIPEEERDYYLERRYPAFGNLVPRDVASRAAKERCDAGYGVGASKMAVYLDFAANTERYGKIQANKLGLHNPSKAEIIQLGKDVIKEKYGNLFDMYKQITDENPYEMPMRIYPAVHYTMGGLWVDYNLMTTVPGLYALGEANFSDHGANRLGASALMQGLADGYFVIPYTIGDYLSEEIRTKSIPTDHEAFVKAEAEVQERINKLFSIKGSKTVDHFHKRLGKIMWDKCGMARNKEGLTQAIEEIKALRAEFWKDVRVPGSNEEFNPELEKAHRVADFLELGELMCIDALNRNESCGGHFREEYQTPDGEAKRDDDNYTYVAAWEYKGESNYELHKEELKFENIKLAQRNYA; this is translated from the coding sequence ATGGCAACTTCGTCAAAATTAAATGCCAAAATTCCGGAAGGATCATTAGAGAATAAATGGACTAAATACCGTTCCACGGTTCATTTAGTAAATCCGGCAAACAAACGCAGTTTAGAAGTATTGGTAATCGGATCGGGTTTAGCCGGATCATCGGCCGCTGCTTCATTAGCAGAAATGGGGTACAAAGTTACCGTATTTTGTTATCAGGATTCTGCCCGCAGAGCGCATAGCATCGCTGCTCAAGGTGGAATTAATGCGGCAAAAAATTATCAAAATGATGGTGATAGTGTTTATCGTTTATTTTACGACACTATTAAAGGTGGCGACTATCGGGCCAGAGAAGCTAACGTTCACCGACTTGCCGAAGTATCGGGTAATATTATTGACCAGTGCGTAGCACAGGGCGTACCTTTTGCGCGGGAATATGGCGGAACTTTAAGTAATCGTTCATTTGGTGGAACACAGGTGCAACGAACTTTTTATGCAGCCGGACAAACCGGACAACAACTTTTATTAGGAGCGTATAGTGCTTTACAAAGACAAGTGGGGATGGGTGCCGTAAAAATGATGACCCGACATGAAATGATGGATACCGTAACCATTGACGGAAAATGCCGTGGCGTTATTGTAAGAAATTTAGTTAGCGGAAAGTTGGAAAGATATTTTGGTCACGCTGTTTTACTTTGCACCGGAGGTTATGGTAATGTATTTTATTTATCTACAAATGCCATGGGGTGTAATGTAACAGCTGCCTGGAAAGCGCATAAAAAAGGTGCTTTTTTTGGCAACCCTTGTTACACACAAATTCATCCAACTTGTATTCCTGTATCTGGCGATCATCAATCTAAATTAACCTTGATGTCGGAGTCATTGAGAAACGACGGAAGAATATGGGTGCCAAAAAACAAAGATGATAAACGAAAAGCGGTAGATATTCCGGAAGAAGAAAGAGACTATTATTTAGAGCGCAGATATCCGGCATTTGGAAATTTAGTTCCCAGAGATGTGGCCAGCCGTGCGGCAAAAGAACGTTGTGATGCAGGTTATGGGGTTGGCGCAAGCAAAATGGCGGTTTATCTTGATTTTGCAGCAAACACTGAGCGATACGGAAAAATTCAAGCAAATAAACTAGGTTTGCATAATCCTAGCAAAGCAGAAATTATCCAGCTGGGTAAAGATGTAATTAAAGAAAAATACGGGAACTTGTTTGATATGTACAAACAAATAACCGATGAAAATCCATATGAAATGCCAATGCGAATTTATCCGGCAGTGCATTATACCATGGGTGGTTTGTGGGTTGATTATAATTTAATGACCACGGTGCCGGGCTTATATGCTTTAGGTGAAGCTAACTTCAGTGACCATGGAGCTAACCGTCTTGGGGCATCTGCTTTAATGCAAGGTTTAGCTGATGGTTACTTTGTTATTCCATACACTATTGGTGATTATTTATCTGAAGAGATTCGTACCAAGTCTATTCCTACCGATCATGAAGCCTTTGTTAAAGCAGAAGCTGAGGTGCAGGAAAGAATTAATAAATTGTTTTCTATTAAAGGGAGTAAAACCGTTGACCATTTTCATAAGCGGTTAGGAAAAATAATGTGGGATAAATGTGGTATGGCCAGAAATAAAGAAGGATTAACACAGGCTATCGAAGAAATAAAAGCTTTACGTGCTGAATTTTGGAAAGACGTTCGTGTGCCAGGATCTAATGAAGAATTTAATCCGGAACTAGAAAAAGCCCATCGTGTTGCCGACTTTTTAGAGTTAGGTGAATTAATGTGTATTGATGCTTTAAACAGAAATGAAAGTTGTGGTGGACATTTCAGAGAAGAATATCAAACTCCTGACGGAGAGGCTAAGCGTGATGATGATAACTACACTTATGTTGCTGCCTGGGAATATAAAGGAGAAAGTAATTACGAATTACATAAAGAAGAATTAAAATTCGAAAATATTAAATTGGCCCAAAGAAATTACGCATAA
- a CDS encoding 2'-5' RNA ligase family protein: MERNKKYFVAIIPPDSVFEKIENIKLEIFNEYKLKGALRSPSHITLHRPFSWKSDRENELIEKLGTFHFNKKFLIQLYNFNTFSPRVIYVDVKKSNELTDLHYLFMGFAKRELGLFNELNDLRGFYPHITIAFRDLKKQQFYKMWEKFEKKTFEDQFNYQGFSLLCLDKKWEILHNFTI; this comes from the coding sequence ATGGAGAGGAATAAAAAATACTTTGTGGCTATCATTCCTCCTGATTCTGTATTCGAAAAAATTGAAAATATTAAATTAGAAATTTTTAATGAATATAAGCTTAAAGGGGCTTTGCGATCGCCGTCGCACATTACCCTTCACCGCCCATTTTCATGGAAATCTGATAGAGAAAACGAGTTGATTGAAAAGTTGGGTACATTTCATTTTAATAAGAAATTTCTTATTCAACTCTATAATTTCAATACTTTCTCACCAAGAGTTATTTATGTAGATGTAAAAAAAAGCAATGAATTAACAGATTTGCATTACTTATTTATGGGATTTGCCAAGCGTGAATTGGGTTTGTTTAATGAGCTCAATGATTTGAGGGGTTTTTATCCGCATATCACAATTGCTTTCAGAGATTTAAAAAAACAGCAGTTTTATAAGATGTGGGAAAAATTTGAGAAAAAAACCTTTGAGGACCAGTTCAACTATCAGGGTTTTAGTTTGTTATGCTTGGATAAGAAGTGGGAAATCTTACATAATTTTACTATTTAA